In Oryza sativa Japonica Group chromosome 2, ASM3414082v1, the following are encoded in one genomic region:
- the LOC4329711 gene encoding uncharacterized protein — protein MEQDLPALKPQWLVQGQVTTTGAANLWTVASPRPGPDNQGRGGSSRNHSSSGHHRDQNSRTSSSRISSNGPRKHDRDRDGMGKSRGYASFGRNREREREKEFDSRDRESRSITADGFGSFSTCRPERDRLNRSRSRTDSWNKGVVSPNNCNTSRNNTGTGGSFEREFPQLPFDDKRQDINRVPSPASPIQRTVAPDRWNSLLADVPGSSEPKKNLGVSSVLRPAPSKQPEAAPNSGISLSMAETVMQVPLSVGPQLSMEAQKMEEISLRQNTLRPMTSPAIKSSVTNSSKTKGVRNGDPSGPIKAHQSLIPSTNGSARAPVKTDLSKVSHAGNLKILTREQNCTIHTAKDCPDNPMSPPPAPVASVEPLKKPCVSQKLKVATHDIPLSILQSAYVDKKLNARDKHRFFESLRIKSSNGSSSTAESGCPSPSSVADVKQDSCLNVGKDVSLYHSGKDISLYHSGTKCMGNGKCSCEEANSSDGSQRHLSDNENNSSLDHTADGVSQNLLVESRSISSSEPSDRGDEFRVFLSNNTEGSSSSAPADSDDGYKRSQSGSEEASSSSETTEPGDEEHPAEDSLPADFVAFMISLGWEKDKKVEPLGLEEIAVTVRANEELEQKLLSMEDNANIKIVLLYIYSGRGLDKELMKPNAGDKNNA, from the exons ATGGAGCAGGACTTACCGGCGCTCAAGCCGCAATGGCTGGTGCAGGGCCAGGTCACCACCACGGGAGCCGCCAACCTCTGGACCGTAGCTTCGCCCCGCCCAGGCCCAG ATAACCAAGGTAGGGGTGGTTCATCAAGGAACCATTCATCATCTGGCCACCACCGTGACCAGAATTCTAGGACATCTTCGTCACGGATTTCCTCAAATGGGCCCCGTAAACATGACCGGGACCGGGATGGTATGGGAAAGTCGAGGGGTTATGCAAGTTTTGGTAGAAACAGGGAAAGGGAGCGAGAGAAAGAATTTGACTCCCGTGACAGAGAGAGTAGGTCCATTACAGCAGACGGTTTTGGGTCGTTTAGTACATGTAGACCGGAAAGGGATAGATTGAATCGTTCCCGCTCGAGGACAGATTCATGGAATAAAGGTGTAGTTAGTCCAAATAATTGTAATACCTCTAGAAACAATACTGGTACTGGTGGCTCCTTTGAACGAGAATTTCCACAGCTGCCTTTTGATGACAAGAGGCAAGATATCAACAGAGTACCATCTCCTGCCTCTCCAATTCAGAGAACTGTTGCACCGGATCGTTGGAATTCACTGCTAGCGGATGTCCCTGGCTCAAGTGAGCCAAAGAAAAACCTGGGTGTATCTTCTGTATTACGACCGGCTCCTAGTAAACAGCCTGAGGCAGCGCCGAACAGCGGGATCTCATTGAGCATGGCGGAGACTGTGATGCAAGTTCCTTTGTCAGTTGGGCCTCAG TTATCGATGGAAGCCCAAAAGATGGAAGAAATCAGTTTAAGACAGAACACTCTAAGGCCTATGACATCTCCAGCAATCAAATCTTCA GTAACAAATTCTTCAAAAACAAAAGGTGTGAGAAATGGAGATCCTTCTGGTCCCATCAAGGCACATCAATCATTAATACCGTCCACAAATGGCTCTGCTCGAGCTCCAGTTAAAACTGATCTTTCAAAGGTATCTCACGCAGGAAATCTAAAAATCCTCACCCGAGAGCAAAACTGTACTATACACACTGCCAAAGACTGTCCTGACAATCCTATGAGTCCTCCTCCAGCTCCTGTTGCTTCAGTGGAACCACTGAAAAAGCCATGTGTTAGCCAAAAGCTTAAGGTTGCCACCCATGACATTCCTCTCTCTATACTGCAAAGTGCTTATGTAGATAAAAAATTAAATGCAAGAGATAAGCATAGATTCTTTGAGTCGTTGAGGATCAAGTCTTCAAATGGTTCAAGCTCAACTGCTGAGTCAGGTTGTCCATCACCATCCAGTGTAGCTGATGTGAAACAAGATTCTTGTCTTAATGTTGGAAAAGATGTATCCTTGTATCATTCTGGAAAAGATATATCCTTATATCATTCTGGAACAAAATGTATGGGAAATGGAAAGTGTTCCTGTGAAGAAGCAAATTCTTCTGATGGATCTCAGAGGCATCTGTCTGATAATGAGAACAATTCATCCTTGGATCACACTGCAGATGGGGTTTCTCAGAATCTTCTAGTAGAAAGCAGGTCCATCTCATCATCTGAACCTTCTGATAGGGGAGATGAATTCCGGGTGTTCCTATCAAACAATACCGAAGGCAGTTCATCATCAGCACCTGCTGATTCAGATGATGGGTACAAGAGATCCCAGTCTGGCAGTGAGGAAGCTAGTTCATCCTCAGAGACTACCGAACCAGGAGATGAGGAGCATCCAGCTGAGGATAGTCTTCCTGCTGATTTTGTGGCTTTCATGATATCTCTCGGCTGGGAAAAAGACAAAAAGGTGGAACCTTTGGGACTGGAAGAGATTGCTGTCACT GTGAGGGCTAATGAGGAGCTAGAGCAGAAACTTTTGTCCATGGAAGACAATGCCAACATCAAGATCGTTCTCCTGTATATCTATTCGGGCAGAGGGCTGGATAAGGAGCTGATGAAGCCTAACGCAGGGGATAAAAACAATGCTTGA